The bacterium DNA window AAACACTGCCCGTCTTGATCTGGCCAGCGTTCACGCCCACCGCCAGGTCCGCGATCGTGGAATCGCAGGTCTCGCCCGAGCGATGCGATATGACGGTGGTGAATTTCGCCGTGTGCGCGTCGCGTATGCACTGCAGCGTCTCGGAAAGCGTGCCGATCTGGTTGAGTTTGATGAGGATGGAGTTTGCCGCCTTCTCCTCGATGCCGCGTTTGAGCCTCGTGGGATTCGTGACGAAGATGTCGTCGCCCACGATCTGGATCTTATCGCCCAACCTCTGGTTCATGAGCTTCCAGCCGGCCCAATCGTCCTCGGCCAGCCCGTCCTCGATGGAGATGATCGGATATTTCGCGATCAACCCCTCGTACCAGCTGATGAGTTCCTCGGCGCTCTTCTTGGGATTGGCCTCCGCATCGAGCGTATAGACGCCGTTCTCGTAGAAGGATGAGGCCGCCGAATCGATCGCAAGCGCGACCTGCTCGCCCGGCCTGTAGCCCGCGTTGTCTATCGCCTTCATGATCACGTCGAGCGCCTCCTGGTTGGACTTGAGGTTGGGAGCGAACCCGCCCTCGTCGCCGACCGAGGTGGCCAGCCCCATATCCTTGAGCACCTTTTTGAGGTTGTGGAAGATTTCGGCGCCCATGCGCAGGCATTCGCGGAAGTTAGGCGCGCCGAGAGGCACGATCATCCATTCCTGGATATCCACGTTGTTGTCCGCGTGCTGGCCGCCGTTGAGTATGTTCATCATGGGGACCGGCAAGAGCGTCGAGTTGCGCGCGCCGTAGAGCGAGCCGATGTAATCGGAGAACGGCTTGGCCTGGTGGATAGCGGCCGCCCTCGCGGCTGCCAGCGACGCGCCCAGTATCGCGTTCGCGCCGAGCTTGCCCTTGTTGGGCGTGCCGTCCAGCTCGATGAGCGTGGAGTCTATGACGTGCTGCCCCGTGACCGGCATCCCTTTGAGCGCCTTGCGGATCTTCGTGTTGACGTTCTCCACGGCGTTCAGCACGCCCTTGCCGAGGTAGCGTTTTTTGTCTCCGTCGCGCAGCTCCACCGCCTCGTGCACGCCCGTGGAGGCGCCGGACGGAACCGCAGCGCGGCCGAGTATTCCGCCCTCCGCGAGGACATCGACTTCAACCGTCGGGTTGCCGCGGGAATCCAGTATTTCACGACCTTGCACTTCGAGAATCGTAGCCACCTAAACCTCCTTATTATTGTGAATTTACGATGAGTTGCGGGCTTTGGTACATCGAAAAGAATATGATGTCAAACGATGAAATCCTTCACGGCCTGCACGATCCCCGCAATATCGGCGGCCTCAAACCACCTGATCTCCTGATCCGCCCTGAACCATGTCAGCTGGCGTTTGGCAAAGCGGCGTGTGCTCTGCTTCATGAGTTCGACCGCATGCGCAAGATCGATCTTGCCGCCGGCATGGGAGAGGATCTCCTTGTAGCCGACTGCCGAGAACGGCGGTGAGCCGGGGCCGTATTTCTCGAGGAGAAGCCTCACCTCGGCCACTAGCCCCCGGGCGATCATGTCGTCGACGCGGGCATTGATCCGCCGATACAGCTCATCACGAGTAAGATCGAGGCCGATTTTGAGGGCCTCGTACCTACGCTCGGCAAAACCGTGCGCTGATCTCAATGCGCTCGGCGCCTCTCCGGTGAGTGCATGAATCTCAAGCGCGCGGACTATGCGGGTGCGATCATTCGGCGATACCCGCGATGCGGATGCAGGATCTATCTCCGAAAGCCTCGCGTGGAGCGCCGGCAATCCGACGGAGGCGATCTCCGCCTCGAGTTCTGCGCGCACATCCTCGTCGCGCGGAGGGGCCTCGCAGATCCCGTGCATGAGCATGCGAAGATACATGCCTGTGCCGCCGACGACGAATGGAGTTCCGTTGCGCGAGATGATTTCGGAAATCGCCCGATCCGCTAGCGAGACGAACTGCGCTGCGTCGAAGCGCTCAGAGGGGTCCGCTACGTCTATGAGATGGTGAGGGATCGCCGCGCGCTCTTCCCGCGTCGGCTTCGCGGTGCCCACGTCGAATCCGCGCCAGACCTGCTGCGAGTCCGCGGATATGATCTCCCCGCGGAAACGTTTCGCGATCTCAACTCCGACGCGGGTCTTTCCGGAAGCCGTGGGACCACAGATTATTATGATTTTTTTCAATTCACGTCCTCTTGAACCACTTCTCTATCTGATCTCTCTCGATGCGCACCAGGGCCGGCCTTCCGTGCGGACAGCTGGTCACGGCCTCGCGCTCCACGTCGCGAACGAGAGACGCGATCTCCTGCGGAGCAAGCGCATCGCCCGCGCGAACCTGCATGTGGCATGCCGCCAACGCAAACACGCGCTTCCGCGCATCGTCCAGCGAAATCGTGGAGTCCATCTCGGCGAACTCGAAAGCCAGCTTCTGCATCAAAAGCGATACCGAAGAGCCCCCCAGGATCTCGGGCACAGCCTTGACCACGATCGTTCCGCCGCCGAACGGCTCGATTTCAAAACCCGCTTCGGCGAGCAGCTGCGCACGCTCCGAGATAGCGGCAGCATCCGCCCTGGCCAGCTCCACATGCTCGGGCACCAAAAGCCTCTGCTGCGCAACCCTTCCGGAGGCGTATTGCGCGATGAGAGCGTCGAACCCCAGCCTCTCGTGGGCGGCGTGTTGATCTATGATCACCAGTTCGCCTGCCTCGCCCTCGCAGGCGATATAAGCCCTGCCGAACTGGCCGAGTGGCCTCATGCGAGGCTCCTGCGCAGGAAACGAAGTCTGAGAAGTCTC harbors:
- the eno gene encoding phosphopyruvate hydratase, with amino-acid sequence MATILEVQGREILDSRGNPTVEVDVLAEGGILGRAAVPSGASTGVHEAVELRDGDKKRYLGKGVLNAVENVNTKIRKALKGMPVTGQHVIDSTLIELDGTPNKGKLGANAILGASLAAARAAAIHQAKPFSDYIGSLYGARNSTLLPVPMMNILNGGQHADNNVDIQEWMIVPLGAPNFRECLRMGAEIFHNLKKVLKDMGLATSVGDEGGFAPNLKSNQEALDVIMKAIDNAGYRPGEQVALAIDSAASSFYENGVYTLDAEANPKKSAEELISWYEGLIAKYPIISIEDGLAEDDWAGWKLMNQRLGDKIQIVGDDIFVTNPTRLKRGIEEKAANSILIKLNQIGTLSETLQCIRDAHTAKFTTVISHRSGETCDSTIADLAVGVNAGQIKTGSVSRSDRIAKYNQLLRIEEHLGSRASFGGRKVFAR
- the miaA gene encoding tRNA (adenosine(37)-N6)-dimethylallyltransferase MiaA yields the protein MKKIIIICGPTASGKTRVGVEIAKRFRGEIISADSQQVWRGFDVGTAKPTREERAAIPHHLIDVADPSERFDAAQFVSLADRAISEIISRNGTPFVVGGTGMYLRMLMHGICEAPPRDEDVRAELEAEIASVGLPALHARLSEIDPASASRVSPNDRTRIVRALEIHALTGEAPSALRSAHGFAERRYEALKIGLDLTRDELYRRINARVDDMIARGLVAEVRLLLEKYGPGSPPFSAVGYKEILSHAGGKIDLAHAVELMKQSTRRFAKRQLTWFRADQEIRWFEAADIAGIVQAVKDFIV